The following proteins are encoded in a genomic region of Burkholderia gladioli:
- a CDS encoding AraC family transcriptional regulator, with amino-acid sequence MTRSPSKDSLGLRRPTIPVAYPRLLMQLFAERGLDQRALRAGTGLRDEVLAQPDARVSPSQWARLVLNAIALTGDEGFGFELGLRLRPSVHGFLGYAAMTAPDLRTALEVNARYFRTRNRQYTLAYAEHGDGATLTLAGVQSSPVLRHHTLFEFVLAGLAQSLPALTGRGAPPLELRFAWPEPPYFAPYRERLPPVRFDCEAHALWIAREALGWPLALADEVAHRQALAQVEREYAAVRQDEGDWVDRVRAELVAGADGYPGPDALARRLHVSTRTLRRRLDEAGAGYRALLDEARYRDARQLLRASDLDLKTIAEQLRFSDPANFTRAFRKWAGVTPSAYRRDA; translated from the coding sequence ATGACACGCTCCCCGTCCAAGGACAGCCTGGGCTTGCGGCGCCCGACCATCCCGGTCGCCTACCCGCGCCTGCTCATGCAGTTGTTCGCCGAGCGCGGCCTCGACCAGCGCGCGCTGCGTGCCGGCACGGGGCTGCGCGACGAGGTGCTGGCCCAGCCCGACGCGCGCGTATCGCCCTCGCAATGGGCGCGGCTGGTGCTCAATGCGATCGCGCTGACCGGCGACGAGGGTTTCGGCTTCGAGCTCGGCCTGCGGCTGCGGCCCTCGGTGCACGGCTTCCTCGGTTATGCCGCGATGACCGCGCCGGACCTGCGCACCGCGCTCGAGGTCAATGCGCGCTACTTCCGCACCCGCAACCGGCAGTACACGCTCGCCTATGCCGAGCACGGCGACGGCGCCACGCTGACCCTGGCCGGCGTGCAGTCGAGCCCGGTGCTGCGTCATCACACCTTGTTCGAGTTCGTGCTGGCCGGGCTCGCGCAATCGCTGCCGGCGCTGACCGGCCGCGGCGCGCCGCCGCTCGAGCTGCGTTTCGCCTGGCCCGAGCCGCCCTACTTCGCGCCGTATCGCGAGCGGCTGCCGCCGGTGCGCTTCGATTGCGAGGCGCATGCGCTGTGGATCGCACGCGAGGCGCTGGGCTGGCCGCTGGCGCTGGCCGACGAGGTCGCGCACCGGCAGGCGCTGGCGCAGGTCGAGCGCGAATACGCGGCGGTGCGGCAGGACGAAGGGGATTGGGTGGACCGCGTGCGCGCCGAGCTGGTGGCGGGCGCCGACGGTTATCCGGGCCCGGATGCGCTGGCGCGGCGCCTGCATGTCTCGACGCGCACCTTGCGGCGTCGGCTCGACGAAGCCGGCGCCGGCTATCGCGCGCTGCTCGACGAGGCACGCTATCGCGACGCGCGGCAGTTGTTGCGCGCCTCCGATCTCGACCTGAAGACGATCGCCGAGCAGTTGCGCTTCAGCGACCCGGCGAACTTCACGCGCGCCTTCCGCAAATGGGCCGGCGTGACGCCGAGCGCCTACCGGCGCGACGCTTGA
- a CDS encoding betaine/proline/choline family ABC transporter ATP-binding protein (Members of the family are the ATP-binding subunit of ABC transporters for substrates such as betaine, L-proline or other amino acids, choline, carnitine, etc. The substrate specificity is best determined from the substrate-binding subunit, rather than this subunit, as it interacts with the permease subunit and not with substrate directly.), with the protein MIELDQLTKTFSQKDGQPVRAVDSVSLSVPEGEICVFLGPSGCGKTTTLKMINRLITPTSGRVLIDGEDTNALDEVDLRRRIGYVIQQIGLFPNMTIEENITVVPRLLGWDKKRCKERATELMSMVALDPKLYLKRYPRELSGGQQQRIGVVRALAADPPVLLMDEPFGAVDPINRESIQNEFFQMQRQLKKTVIMVSHDIDEAIKLGDRVAVFRRGKLVQYDHPDTLLAHPRDEFVGQFVGQDSTLKRLLLVKAGDAATQPPTARAGTSLAEAFTVMDENDSRYLTVVDEARRALGFVARRAARGADGSCGERLSEFPATVSAEDNLRIVLSKMYQYRSSWMPVLDADGAYVGEITQDSIADYLSSGRSRQQTGQPPRIAEALAART; encoded by the coding sequence ATGATCGAACTCGACCAACTGACGAAGACCTTCTCGCAGAAGGACGGCCAGCCGGTGCGCGCCGTCGATTCCGTGAGCCTGAGCGTGCCGGAAGGCGAAATCTGCGTGTTTCTCGGCCCCTCGGGCTGCGGCAAGACCACCACGCTGAAGATGATCAACCGCCTGATCACGCCCACCTCGGGCCGCGTGCTGATCGACGGTGAGGACACCAACGCGCTCGACGAGGTCGACCTGCGGCGCCGGATTGGCTACGTGATCCAGCAGATCGGGCTGTTCCCGAACATGACCATCGAGGAGAACATCACGGTGGTGCCGCGCCTGCTGGGCTGGGACAAGAAGCGCTGCAAGGAGCGCGCCACCGAGCTGATGTCGATGGTCGCGCTGGACCCGAAGCTCTACCTGAAGCGCTATCCGCGCGAGCTGTCGGGCGGCCAGCAGCAGCGCATCGGCGTGGTGCGCGCGCTGGCGGCCGATCCGCCGGTGCTGCTGATGGACGAGCCGTTCGGCGCGGTCGACCCGATCAATCGCGAGTCGATCCAGAACGAGTTCTTCCAGATGCAGCGGCAGTTGAAGAAGACCGTGATCATGGTCAGCCACGACATCGACGAGGCGATCAAGCTGGGCGATCGCGTGGCGGTGTTCCGGCGCGGCAAGCTGGTGCAGTACGACCATCCCGATACGCTGCTCGCGCATCCGCGCGACGAATTCGTCGGGCAGTTCGTCGGCCAGGACAGCACGCTCAAGCGCCTGTTGCTGGTGAAGGCGGGCGACGCGGCCACCCAGCCACCGACCGCGCGCGCCGGCACCTCGCTGGCCGAGGCCTTCACGGTGATGGACGAGAACGACAGCCGCTACCTGACCGTGGTCGACGAGGCGCGGCGCGCGCTGGGTTTCGTCGCGCGCCGTGCCGCGCGCGGCGCGGACGGCAGTTGCGGCGAGCGGCTCAGCGAGTTCCCGGCCACCGTTTCCGCCGAGGACAACCTGCGCATCGTGCTGTCGAAAATGTACCAGTACCGTTCGTCGTGGATGCCGGTGCTGGACGCGGATGGCGCCTATGTCGGCGAGATCACGCAGGACTCGATCGCCGACTACCTGAGCTCGGGACGCTCGCGCCAGCAGACCGGCCAGCCGCCGCGCATCGCGGAGGCGCTGGCCGCGCGGACCTGA
- a CDS encoding ABC transporter permease: MTVHDYLAANWPELLQLTLQHVYLVGIAVGCAILAGVPLGILISRHEWLAPPLLGAATVILTLPSIALFGLMIPVFSRFGQGIGAVPAITAVFLYSLLPIMRNTYLALRNVDAGIKEAGIGIGMTSWQRLRLVDLPLAVPVILGGVRTAVVMNIGVMTIAAVIGAGGLGTLIVRAIGQSSMMKLLVGAVLVSVLAIVADLLLQWLQRALTPKGVQKT; this comes from the coding sequence ATGACCGTTCATGACTACCTGGCCGCGAACTGGCCCGAGCTCCTGCAGCTCACCTTGCAGCACGTCTACCTGGTGGGCATCGCGGTGGGCTGCGCGATCCTCGCCGGCGTGCCGCTGGGCATCCTGATCAGCCGCCACGAATGGCTCGCGCCGCCGCTGCTGGGCGCGGCCACCGTGATCCTCACGCTGCCCTCGATCGCGCTGTTCGGCCTGATGATCCCGGTGTTCTCGCGCTTCGGGCAGGGCATCGGCGCGGTGCCGGCGATCACCGCCGTGTTCCTCTATTCGCTGCTGCCGATCATGCGCAATACCTATCTGGCGCTGAGGAACGTCGACGCCGGCATCAAGGAAGCCGGCATCGGCATTGGCATGACCTCGTGGCAGCGGCTGCGGCTGGTCGACCTGCCGCTGGCGGTGCCGGTGATCCTCGGCGGCGTGCGCACCGCCGTGGTGATGAACATCGGCGTGATGACGATCGCCGCCGTGATCGGCGCGGGCGGCCTGGGCACCTTGATCGTCCGCGCGATCGGGCAGAGCAGCATGATGAAGCTGCTGGTGGGCGCGGTGCTGGTGAGCGTGCTCGCGATCGTCGCGGACCTGCTGCTGCAGTGGCTGCAGCGCGCATTGACACCGAAGGGAGTGCAGAAGACATGA
- a CDS encoding glycine betaine ABC transporter substrate-binding protein has product MTGFERISAMARRALAVVLAAASLGALASAPAAAQALTVGGKNFTEQYVLAEITSQYLRARGYTIQSRTGLGSVLLRSALENGQIDVMWDYTGTAALVYDKIKEKLPPDEMYRRVKAIDARRGLVWLDASPLNNTYALALPAETARKTGIRTISQLAAKIAADPKGTRHTFGMDAEFANRPDGLKPLEAAYHLNFSRSETKQMDSGLVYTALRNNQLTIGLVYTTDGRVKGFGIVPLEDDLHFFPPYNATPVVREPVLKAHPKLAVQLNALSAALNNDVMLEMNKRVDIDGVSVQQVAADFLRTHTLP; this is encoded by the coding sequence ATGACGGGCTTCGAACGTATTTCCGCCATGGCGCGCCGCGCGCTCGCCGTGGTGCTGGCGGCGGCCTCGCTCGGCGCGCTGGCCTCGGCCCCCGCCGCGGCGCAGGCGCTCACGGTCGGCGGCAAGAACTTCACCGAGCAATACGTGCTCGCCGAGATCACCTCGCAGTACCTGCGCGCGCGCGGCTACACCATCCAGAGCCGCACCGGGCTGGGCAGCGTGCTGCTGCGCAGCGCGCTCGAGAACGGCCAGATCGACGTGATGTGGGACTACACGGGCACCGCGGCCCTGGTCTACGACAAGATCAAGGAGAAGCTGCCGCCCGACGAGATGTACCGCCGCGTCAAGGCGATCGACGCGCGGCGCGGCCTGGTCTGGCTCGATGCCTCGCCGCTCAACAACACCTACGCGCTCGCGCTGCCGGCCGAGACCGCGCGCAAGACCGGCATTCGCACCATCTCGCAACTGGCCGCGAAGATCGCCGCCGATCCGAAGGGCACGCGCCACACCTTCGGCATGGATGCCGAGTTCGCCAATCGTCCCGACGGGCTGAAGCCGCTGGAAGCGGCCTATCACCTGAACTTCAGCCGCTCGGAGACCAAGCAGATGGATTCGGGCCTGGTCTACACGGCGCTGCGCAACAACCAGTTGACCATCGGCCTGGTCTATACCACCGACGGCCGTGTGAAGGGCTTCGGCATCGTGCCGCTGGAGGACGACCTGCATTTCTTCCCGCCCTACAACGCCACGCCGGTGGTGCGCGAGCCGGTGCTGAAGGCTCATCCCAAGCTCGCGGTGCAGCTCAACGCGCTGTCGGCCGCGCTCAACAACGATGTGATGCTGGAAATGAACAAGCGCGTCGATATCGACGGCGTGTCGGTGCAGCAGGTCGCGGCCGATTTCCTGCGCACGCATACCTTGCCGTGA
- a CDS encoding ABC transporter permease — MTRRTVRLAGSLLLAVILFGWIASAIGADTWRQHSGDLVYYTGRHLMLVGCSMVLAIAVGIPAGVALSRPALARQAERFMQVFNIGNTVPSLAVLAIALGIFGIGDIPAIVALFLASLLPITRNAYEGMRNVPASLREAARGIGMTPWQSLTRVELPNALPIIVGGVRTALAINVGTAPLAYLIGADSLGTLIFPGIYLDNQQMLLLGAASTAVLALLLDAIVAAGSRHVMARNGGAA, encoded by the coding sequence ATGACTCGACGCACTGTCCGTCTCGCGGGCAGCCTGTTACTGGCCGTCATCCTGTTCGGCTGGATCGCCAGCGCGATCGGCGCCGATACCTGGCGGCAGCATTCGGGCGATCTCGTCTACTACACGGGACGACACCTGATGCTGGTCGGCTGTTCGATGGTGCTGGCCATCGCGGTCGGCATTCCCGCCGGGGTCGCGCTCAGCCGGCCCGCCCTCGCGCGCCAGGCCGAGCGCTTCATGCAGGTGTTCAACATCGGCAACACGGTGCCCTCGCTCGCGGTGCTGGCGATCGCGCTCGGCATCTTCGGGATCGGCGACATACCGGCCATCGTCGCGCTGTTCCTGGCCTCGCTGCTGCCGATCACGCGCAATGCCTACGAGGGCATGCGCAACGTGCCGGCCTCGCTGCGGGAGGCCGCGCGCGGCATCGGCATGACGCCGTGGCAGTCGCTCACGCGCGTCGAGTTGCCGAATGCGCTGCCGATCATCGTCGGCGGCGTGCGCACCGCGCTGGCCATCAACGTCGGTACCGCGCCGCTGGCCTACCTGATCGGCGCCGACAGCCTCGGCACCCTGATCTTCCCCGGCATCTATCTCGACAACCAGCAGATGCTGCTGCTCGGCGCCGCCTCGACGGCCGTGCTCGCGCTGCTGCTCGATGCGATCGTCGCGGCCGGCAGCCGCCACGTGATGGCGCGCAATGGAGGTGCCGCATGA
- a CDS encoding amino acid permease: protein MPKQSTHSEPASAASPQLKRSLKARHLTMIAIGGSIGTGLFVASGASISQAGPGGAILAYLLIGLMVYCLMMSLGEMAALMPVSGSFATYGAKYVDEGFGFALGWNYWYNWAVTIAVELVAAQLVMNYWFPHVPGVWWSALFLGVMFLLNVMTVRGFGEAEYWFALIKVVTVLAFIATGLLMIFGILKGGPSPAWANFAIGDAPFAGGLPAMMGVAMIAGFSFQGTELIGVAAGESENPRTTIPRAVRQVFWRILLFYVFAILVIGMLVPYTDPSLLKSDVTDIGVSPFTLVFRHAGLAFAAGVMNAVILTAVLSAGNSGMYASTRMLYNLATEGRAPRLFAKLSRSGVPRNALYATTAVGALCFLSSLYGDKTVYLWLLNTSGMTGFIAWLGIAVSHYRFRKGFEKQGFALSQLPYRSRLFPYGPIFAFVLCLVIAFGQDYQAFLSNRIDWVGVLATYVGIPLFLLVWLGYRMLRKSRFVRYEDMEIAPWLEGGAQREARRQGSPAETA, encoded by the coding sequence ATGCCAAAACAATCCACGCATTCCGAGCCCGCCTCCGCCGCTTCTCCGCAACTCAAACGCAGCCTCAAGGCACGTCACCTGACGATGATCGCGATCGGCGGCTCGATCGGCACGGGCCTGTTCGTCGCCTCGGGCGCCTCGATCTCGCAGGCCGGCCCCGGCGGCGCGATCCTCGCCTACCTGCTGATCGGGCTGATGGTCTATTGCCTGATGATGAGCCTGGGCGAGATGGCAGCGTTGATGCCCGTGTCGGGCTCCTTCGCGACCTACGGCGCGAAGTACGTCGACGAGGGCTTCGGCTTCGCGCTCGGCTGGAACTACTGGTACAACTGGGCCGTGACGATCGCGGTGGAACTGGTGGCCGCGCAACTGGTGATGAACTACTGGTTCCCGCATGTCCCGGGCGTCTGGTGGAGCGCGCTGTTCCTCGGCGTGATGTTCCTGCTCAACGTGATGACGGTGCGCGGCTTCGGCGAGGCCGAATACTGGTTCGCGCTGATCAAGGTGGTCACCGTGCTGGCCTTCATCGCCACCGGCCTGCTGATGATCTTCGGCATCCTGAAGGGCGGCCCGTCGCCGGCCTGGGCCAACTTCGCGATCGGCGACGCGCCGTTCGCGGGCGGCCTGCCCGCCATGATGGGGGTGGCGATGATCGCCGGCTTCTCGTTCCAGGGCACCGAGCTGATCGGCGTGGCCGCCGGCGAATCGGAGAACCCGCGAACCACCATCCCGCGCGCGGTGCGCCAGGTGTTCTGGCGCATCCTGCTGTTCTACGTGTTCGCGATCCTGGTGATCGGCATGCTGGTGCCCTATACCGATCCCAGCCTGCTCAAGAGCGACGTGACCGATATCGGCGTGAGCCCGTTTACGCTGGTGTTCCGTCACGCCGGGCTGGCCTTCGCGGCCGGCGTGATGAACGCGGTGATCCTGACGGCCGTGCTGTCTGCCGGCAACTCGGGCATGTACGCCTCGACGCGCATGCTCTACAACCTCGCCACCGAGGGCCGCGCGCCGCGCCTGTTCGCGAAGCTGTCCCGCAGCGGGGTGCCGCGCAATGCGCTGTACGCCACCACCGCGGTCGGCGCGCTGTGCTTCCTGTCCTCGCTGTACGGCGACAAGACCGTCTATCTCTGGCTGCTCAACACCTCGGGGATGACGGGCTTCATCGCCTGGCTCGGCATCGCGGTCAGCCACTACCGCTTCCGCAAGGGTTTCGAGAAGCAGGGCTTCGCCCTCTCGCAACTGCCTTATCGCTCGCGGCTGTTCCCCTATGGACCGATCTTCGCCTTCGTGCTGTGCCTGGTGATTGCCTTCGGCCAGGATTACCAGGCCTTCCTGTCGAACCGGATCGACTGGGTCGGCGTGCTGGCCACCTATGTCGGCATCCCGCTGTTCCTGCTGGTCTGGCTCGGCTACCGCATGCTGAGAAAGAGCCGCTTCGTGCGCTACGAGGACATGGAGATCGCGCCCTGGCTCGAGGGCGGCGCGCAGCGCGAGGCGCGCAGGCAGGGCAGCCCGGCCGAGACGGCCTGA